Sequence from the Oncorhynchus keta strain PuntledgeMale-10-30-2019 unplaced genomic scaffold, Oket_V2 Un_contig_24544_pilon_pilon, whole genome shotgun sequence genome:
aaataagaatttgttcttaactgacttgccaagtcaaataaaggttaaaataaaaatAAGAGATCCATTGTCCAACATTCTGTAGAAAAAAAACATCATGACAGACATTTAAGAAACATTCTTCTACTTCATTGATTGATGATCGATTGATCGATTCATCAATATCACTCTTGTATTCCCAGTGGCTTCATCTCACTAGAAAACAGATCCTACGTGTTGGAGCCGTCAACTGATCCCTCCAGTGGATCCCACAGGATCTACCGGTCAGAACAGCTCAACCTCACACCTGGCTCGTGTGGCCATGGCTTCAACATATCACTGGTTCATGGAGACACCCAGGACAgccacaaccaatcaga
This genomic interval carries:
- the LOC127922097 gene encoding zinc metalloproteinase/disintegrin-like, which codes for MNCYYHGMVQGHIYSDVSLSTCSGLSGFISLENRSYVLEPSTDPSSGSHRIYRSEQLNLTPGSCGHGFNISLVHGDTQDSHNQSDSPFGAFSTR